From Methanocella paludicola SANAE, a single genomic window includes:
- a CDS encoding GxxExxY protein: protein MSNVLKKDPIPDEINKLTGQIVDAAFIVHTTFGPGLLESIYEECLIHELKLRGIKVQSQINVPLDFKGLYIERGLILDVLVEGQVIVEVKSVKELHPVYEQQLLTYMKITGKRVGLLINFNAPLIKNGIKRMVL from the coding sequence ATGAGCAACGTATTGAAAAAAGACCCCATACCAGACGAAATTAATAAGCTAACAGGACAGATCGTCGACGCAGCGTTCATCGTGCATACGACATTCGGGCCGGGACTGCTCGAAAGCATTTACGAGGAATGCCTGATACACGAATTAAAACTCAGAGGCATAAAAGTACAATCACAGATCAACGTGCCTCTCGACTTCAAAGGCCTATACATAGAACGAGGCCTCATACTCGACGTACTCGTTGAAGGCCAGGTAATCGTCGAAGTAAAATCGGTCAAAGAACTCCACCCCGTCTACGAACAACAATTACTAACATACATGAAGATAACAGGAAAACGAGTGGGATTATTAATTAACTTTAACGCACCGCTGATAAAAAACGGCATAAAACGAATGGTCCTATAA
- a CDS encoding beta-propeller fold lactonase family protein — MMRRVPIIVIAVTLAFLACGMAQAAVPAPGQGFLYVANTDQRTVTVIDMQTDAVLRTIEVGGQINGIAADPTGYYVYLACYDGVRIIDTQTDDSRNVGMGQGPKAITVSPDGSGYYVLYGNYINLAKIGSGDVAQKITLPRNKDIMAVSPDGSMACLGSAYFETIGLYKVPSGESASPEIDFGQSVYCTFSPDNEYAYISLKDQKKVIALKAHDYFIKYDISVPSNPGGLAVSPDGSTLYATLPSENKVVAVNTSSRSVLGTIDVGDSPQQIIFSPDGNKAYVSDANSNAISVIDTSGLPGNIGNVTKTISVGSRPVYLAIASKPALPTDTPTPTPVPTPTPVPTPTPTAVPTEMPTPTSQPATPTPTPTPQPSPGFEVLAALACLATAGIYRIKK; from the coding sequence ATGATGAGGCGGGTTCCTATTATAGTTATAGCCGTGACGCTGGCCTTTCTGGCATGCGGTATGGCGCAGGCGGCAGTGCCGGCCCCGGGGCAGGGGTTCCTGTACGTGGCGAACACGGACCAGAGAACGGTCACCGTCATAGACATGCAGACGGACGCGGTCCTGAGGACGATCGAGGTCGGGGGCCAGATAAATGGCATAGCGGCGGACCCGACGGGATACTACGTTTACCTGGCGTGCTACGACGGCGTGAGGATCATCGACACCCAGACCGACGACTCCCGTAACGTCGGCATGGGCCAGGGCCCGAAAGCCATAACAGTAAGCCCTGACGGCTCCGGCTATTACGTCCTCTACGGTAACTATATCAACCTGGCGAAGATCGGCAGCGGCGACGTGGCACAAAAGATCACACTTCCGAGAAACAAGGACATCATGGCCGTCAGCCCTGACGGAAGCATGGCATGCCTGGGAAGCGCGTACTTCGAGACCATCGGCCTGTATAAGGTCCCCTCGGGCGAGTCAGCGTCGCCCGAGATCGACTTCGGCCAGAGCGTCTACTGCACGTTCTCCCCGGATAACGAGTACGCCTACATCAGCCTGAAGGACCAGAAAAAAGTGATCGCGCTGAAAGCCCACGACTACTTTATAAAATATGATATCTCAGTGCCTTCGAACCCCGGCGGCCTTGCGGTCAGCCCCGACGGGTCCACGCTCTATGCCACGCTGCCCTCGGAAAATAAGGTCGTGGCGGTGAACACATCCTCCAGGAGCGTGCTCGGCACCATCGACGTGGGCGATTCCCCGCAGCAGATCATCTTCAGCCCTGACGGCAATAAGGCCTATGTCAGCGACGCTAACTCGAATGCCATCTCGGTCATCGATACGAGCGGCCTCCCGGGGAACATCGGCAACGTGACGAAGACGATATCCGTGGGCTCCCGCCCCGTATACCTGGCCATCGCCTCGAAGCCGGCCTTACCGACGGACACGCCGACTCCGACTCCGGTGCCTACGCCAACGCCAGTGCCTACGCCCACGCCAACCGCCGTGCCGACGGAAATGCCGACTCCGACCTCACAGCCGGCCACTCCTACGCCTACGCCCACTCCGCAGCCGTCGCCCGGGTTCGAAGTACTGGCTGCTCTGGCATGCCTGGCAACGGCGGGCATATACAGGATAAAAAAATAA
- the mcrD gene encoding methyl-coenzyme M reductase operon protein D, whose protein sequence is MPRSKKLMSTNVGSMKLGENGTMQIEVFPQRLLNIGTAQKLLNELNTIEGIIRMVVYGPGLPRDDPDDLLEGKFGVAEKKYFNIMGEMVELSVQVGRIWIEIEDTKAIEKIREACEKALPFPFELNEGLYLRRKKTVSDYARRGPNVDDMSLGMFDPKVKREPACCGLDHTDKNERV, encoded by the coding sequence ATGCCAAGGTCAAAGAAGCTAATGTCGACTAATGTCGGTTCTATGAAATTAGGGGAAAATGGAACGATGCAGATCGAGGTCTTCCCTCAGAGGCTGCTCAACATCGGGACGGCCCAGAAGCTATTGAACGAGCTGAACACTATAGAGGGCATCATACGGATGGTCGTCTACGGGCCCGGGCTGCCCAGGGATGATCCCGATGACTTGCTTGAAGGCAAGTTCGGCGTGGCCGAGAAGAAGTACTTCAACATCATGGGAGAGATGGTCGAGCTAAGCGTCCAGGTGGGCAGGATATGGATTGAGATCGAGGACACGAAGGCCATAGAAAAGATCCGGGAGGCTTGTGAGAAAGCGCTGCCCTTCCCGTTCGAGCTGAACGAGGGGCTCTATCTGAGGAGGAAAAAGACCGTCTCGGACTATGCGCGCAGGGGGCCGAACGTCGACGACATGAGCCTGGGGATGTTCGACCCTAAGGTAAAGCGTGAGCCGGCGTGCTGCGGGCTCGATCACACGGATAAGAACGAGAGAGTATAA